In a single window of the Terrirubrum flagellatum genome:
- the tssG gene encoding type VI secretion system baseplate subunit TssG → MNPNFLDVIDEPGRHDFFLVMRRLEAQFDNQPRIGDSAARRQEYVKLGQNPFLAFPDSNVSEARRRDDGQLEMFVRFLGLLGPQGALPLALTDEANYYVRSADDALPRFLDIFNNRFLQLFFRAWADSRPIAQHDRRDDDKFEVYIGSAVGLGAKVFRDLDTVPDTAKIGFSGLMAPAAKSASRLRDLIAGLFSVKVELQEFVGMRLLLEPGQLSRIGAANANLGQDMMLGAGVFSVQDKFRLRIFAPDFAAYKEFLPTGRLARKLAEMVFFYAGAELDYDVELGLPAGDAPPVKLGESGQLGWTTWMAPNWSDKAEVLTDARFDLASRFLQPKP, encoded by the coding sequence GTGAATCCGAACTTCCTCGACGTCATCGACGAGCCCGGCAGACACGATTTCTTCCTCGTGATGCGGCGGCTCGAGGCGCAGTTCGACAATCAGCCGCGCATTGGCGACTCCGCCGCGCGACGGCAGGAATATGTCAAGCTCGGTCAGAATCCGTTCCTCGCCTTCCCGGATTCGAATGTCAGCGAGGCGCGCCGCCGCGACGACGGACAGCTTGAGATGTTCGTACGCTTTCTCGGTCTTCTTGGTCCGCAGGGCGCGCTGCCGCTCGCCCTCACCGACGAAGCCAACTACTATGTTCGCTCCGCCGATGACGCGCTGCCTCGCTTCCTCGACATCTTCAACAACCGCTTCCTGCAGCTCTTCTTCCGGGCGTGGGCCGACTCGCGGCCGATCGCGCAGCATGACAGGCGGGACGACGACAAGTTCGAGGTCTATATCGGCTCGGCGGTGGGCCTTGGGGCGAAGGTCTTTCGCGATCTCGACACCGTGCCCGACACGGCCAAGATCGGTTTCAGCGGCCTCATGGCGCCGGCGGCGAAGAGCGCCTCGCGGCTGCGCGACCTGATCGCCGGCCTGTTCAGCGTCAAGGTCGAACTCCAGGAATTCGTCGGAATGCGGCTGTTGCTCGAACCGGGGCAGCTTTCGCGCATCGGCGCCGCCAATGCGAATCTCGGACAGGACATGATGCTCGGCGCGGGCGTGTTCAGCGTCCAGGACAAGTTCCGCCTGCGCATCTTCGCGCCTGACTTCGCCGCCTATAAGGAGTTCCTGCCGACAGGCCGGCTGGCGCGGAAACTGGCCGAGATGGTGTTCTTCTACGCCGGCGCGGAACTCGATTATGATGTCGAACTCGGCCTGCCTGCGGGGGACGCGCCGCCGGTCAAGCTGGGGGAGTCCGGACAATTGGGCTGGACGACCTGGATGGCGCCAAACTGGTCGGACAAGGCGGAGGTTCTGACCGACGCGCGCTTTGATCTCGCTTCACGATTTCTGCAACCAAAGCCATAA
- the tssH gene encoding type VI secretion system ATPase TssH: MTDISLETVTGKLNRVGYDAFIQALRQAKTSGNRNLELAHWLQQLLKSDRTDLARTADKFKLDRSRLLADVARVVEGFRKNETEMPGVSNVLVDLLDRGWHYSTLFFGETQIRTGHVLVAAFKSLELRRAFTNISGEFSKINVDTLAAEHRTIWTGSDEENLRPIDGSGLAGAGSPGAERAEGAVGSTALDRFSQDLTAKAKSGEMDPIVGRDDEIRQIIDVLMRRRQNNPILTGEAGVGKTAVVEGFAQQIASGNVPPPLQGVRLCALDIGLMQAGASMKGEFEQRLRSVIDEVQASPTPIILFIDEAHTLIGAGGQAGTGDAANLLKPALARGTLRTIAATTWSEYRQHIEKDPALTRRFQPVNVDEPDAVRCCDMLRGILGPMEKHHKVRISDEAVVAAVIFSQRYIPARQLPDKAVSLLDTACARVAISQTATPAAIEDARVAIDQLKREKSALTNDRDLGEDNEERLTEIDETIAANETRLATLEEEWKKEAELVKEINDLRASLKEEAANPEDVRKVLAEKAAALSGIKPDDRRVYAHVDEQSVASVVSDWTGIPIGKMVRDEIETILKLAEILNQRVVGQSHGLQMIAKRIETNRAKLDNPNKPIGVFMLCGPSGVGKTETALALAEALYGGEQNVITINMSEFQEAHTVSGLKGAPPGYVGYGEGGRLTEAVRRKPYSVVLLDEVEKAHSDVHELFFQVFDKGIMEDGTGRRIDFKNTLIILTSNVGTDLLMQLAKDPAYASDHEALATAMKPALLKVFPPALLGRIVTIPYLPLSAEMLAGIVKLNLGRIGKRIKDNHGAKFSYDDAVVDLIVSRCNDPDSGGRMIDNIVTNSMLPALSRAILHKSLSGEEFTEAKVAVENNDFAYHVN; the protein is encoded by the coding sequence ATGACCGACATTAGTCTTGAAACAGTCACCGGCAAACTCAACCGCGTCGGTTATGACGCGTTCATTCAGGCGCTTCGCCAGGCCAAGACGTCAGGCAATCGCAATCTTGAGCTGGCGCACTGGCTGCAGCAGCTCCTGAAATCGGATCGCACCGATCTCGCGCGCACCGCGGACAAGTTCAAGCTCGACCGGTCCAGGCTTCTCGCCGACGTCGCGCGCGTCGTCGAAGGCTTCCGCAAGAACGAGACGGAAATGCCTGGAGTATCGAACGTGCTCGTCGATCTGCTCGATCGCGGCTGGCATTACTCGACGCTGTTCTTCGGCGAGACACAGATCCGCACCGGACATGTGCTCGTCGCGGCGTTCAAGTCGCTCGAACTGCGCCGGGCCTTCACGAACATCTCCGGCGAATTCTCCAAGATCAATGTCGATACGCTGGCGGCCGAACACCGCACCATCTGGACGGGATCGGATGAGGAAAATCTCCGGCCGATCGACGGCTCGGGCCTTGCCGGCGCCGGCTCTCCGGGCGCCGAGCGTGCGGAAGGCGCCGTCGGCTCGACCGCGCTCGATCGCTTCTCGCAGGACCTGACTGCCAAAGCGAAATCCGGCGAGATGGATCCGATCGTCGGACGCGACGATGAAATCCGCCAGATCATCGACGTGCTGATGCGCCGCCGGCAGAACAATCCGATCCTCACCGGCGAGGCCGGCGTCGGCAAGACCGCTGTCGTCGAAGGTTTCGCCCAGCAGATCGCGTCGGGCAATGTGCCGCCGCCCTTGCAGGGCGTCAGGCTCTGCGCGCTCGACATCGGCCTGATGCAGGCCGGCGCCTCCATGAAGGGCGAATTCGAACAGCGCCTGCGTTCGGTCATCGACGAGGTGCAGGCCTCGCCGACGCCGATCATCCTGTTCATCGACGAGGCGCACACGCTGATCGGCGCCGGCGGACAGGCTGGCACCGGCGATGCGGCCAACCTGCTCAAGCCGGCGCTGGCGCGCGGCACGCTGCGCACGATCGCCGCGACAACCTGGTCGGAATATCGCCAGCATATCGAGAAGGACCCGGCGCTGACGCGGCGCTTCCAGCCCGTCAATGTCGACGAGCCGGACGCGGTGCGCTGCTGCGACATGCTGCGCGGCATTCTCGGCCCGATGGAGAAGCATCACAAGGTGCGCATCAGCGACGAGGCTGTGGTCGCGGCCGTGATTTTCTCGCAGCGCTATATCCCGGCGCGACAGCTTCCGGACAAGGCGGTCAGCCTGCTTGACACCGCCTGCGCGCGCGTCGCCATCAGCCAGACCGCGACGCCGGCGGCCATCGAGGATGCGCGCGTCGCCATCGACCAGCTCAAGCGCGAGAAGAGCGCGCTGACCAATGATCGCGATCTCGGCGAAGACAACGAGGAGCGGCTCACCGAAATCGACGAGACGATCGCTGCGAATGAAACCAGGCTCGCGACGCTTGAAGAAGAGTGGAAAAAAGAGGCCGAGCTCGTCAAGGAGATCAACGATCTTCGCGCCTCGCTGAAAGAGGAGGCCGCGAATCCTGAAGATGTGCGCAAGGTCCTCGCGGAAAAGGCGGCCGCCCTCTCAGGAATCAAGCCTGACGATCGCCGCGTCTACGCCCATGTCGACGAACAATCCGTCGCGTCGGTCGTGTCTGACTGGACCGGCATTCCGATCGGCAAGATGGTGCGCGACGAGATCGAGACGATCCTGAAGCTCGCGGAGATTCTCAATCAGCGCGTCGTCGGCCAGTCGCACGGCCTGCAGATGATCGCCAAGCGCATCGAAACCAATCGCGCCAAGCTCGACAATCCGAACAAGCCGATCGGCGTGTTCATGCTGTGCGGCCCATCAGGCGTCGGCAAGACCGAGACGGCGCTCGCGCTTGCAGAAGCGCTCTATGGCGGCGAGCAGAACGTCATCACCATCAATATGAGCGAGTTCCAGGAAGCGCACACCGTCTCGGGCCTGAAAGGCGCGCCTCCCGGCTATGTCGGCTATGGCGAAGGCGGACGTTTGACCGAGGCCGTGCGCCGCAAGCCCTACAGCGTCGTGCTGCTCGACGAAGTCGAGAAGGCGCATTCGGACGTGCATGAACTGTTCTTCCAGGTGTTCGACAAGGGCATCATGGAGGACGGCACCGGCCGTCGCATCGACTTCAAGAACACGCTGATCATCCTGACGTCGAATGTCGGCACCGATCTCCTGATGCAGCTCGCGAAGGACCCGGCCTATGCGAGCGATCACGAAGCGCTCGCGACCGCGATGAAGCCGGCGCTGTTGAAGGTGTTTCCGCCGGCGCTGCTCGGCCGCATCGTGACCATTCCCTATCTGCCGCTCTCGGCGGAGATGCTGGCCGGCATCGTCAAGCTCAACCTCGGCCGCATCGGCAAGCGCATCAAGGACAATCACGGCGCGAAATTCTCTTACGACGACGCCGTGGTCGATCTCATCGTGTCCCGTTGCAACGATCCGGATTCCGGCGGCCGCATGATCGACAACATCGTCACCAACTCGATGCTGCCTGCGCTGTCGCGCGCGATCCTGCACAAGTCGCTGAGCGGCGAGGAATTCACCGAGGCGAAGGTCGCCGTCGAGAACAACGACTTCGCCTATCATGTGAACTGA
- a CDS encoding caspase family protein has translation MPKRLIAFLAWLAFVACASSAIAQTERRVALVIGNANYQHAGALKNADRDANDLGGALERLGFEVIRAINADLGAMRSSVSNFQRSASGADAALVFFAGYSLRYRGAGYLVPVDIVLRDDASFEWDTLQLAQVIGALSRAKASFLIVDGCGAEQLSGVLQEIGGAAKPGLGDIPARADTLTAVSSAASPGSCEGTGRASVLVDSLLSEIERPAFEAKALFRRVQQLTTFRSSGQQALALTASLQGPFYFARGDTPNAAYRGLGVNPEVAVLRGYADKFGDHPLGAIVKTMMVQREQAPTRPGASAQSAERWKNLFGDDWSKERRERAAAARRDALDGRWSREDADRQAEIAAAEKRRQDQERAEQEREKQRLAQQQEEERKRAEAAEQKRQAELAEQKRLADLAAEQKRQAEAAEQKRLADLAAEQKRQAELVEQKRLADLAAEQKRQDEERKRAEAAEQKRLADLEVEQKRQADAAAAEQKRQADVAAAEQKRQDEERKRAEAAEQKRLADLAVEQKRQADAAAAEQKRQADIAAAEQKRQDEERKRAEAAEQKRLANLAVEQKRQADAAAAAAAAEQKRQADIAAAEQKRQDEERKRAEAAEQKRQADLAVEQKRQADFFAAEQKRLEALAEADRRKAEEQRLALATIPSTPAEDKPAAAQPQQPGVSGNAVREAQDYVATERRLAQERADRERRSRPSEFSEPLPSELPQNQTVTPANPSQPNQQLANVAPPPVDRPPPDPNFKADSPETIKAAQIELKRLGCYSGNLNGNLNNGTKTALGAASKKLETASLQPMTEEGLRLLKDHQQLLCPPVARRPPAEEEDEPAARPARPRPAQPRPAPQPRPQVARPAPAPAPAPAPAPAPRRPGNIQLSM, from the coding sequence TTGCCGAAACGCCTGATCGCCTTTCTGGCCTGGCTGGCCTTCGTCGCATGCGCATCGTCCGCGATCGCGCAGACGGAGAGACGCGTCGCGCTCGTCATCGGCAACGCCAACTATCAACATGCGGGGGCGTTGAAGAACGCGGACAGGGATGCGAACGACCTTGGAGGCGCGCTGGAGCGGCTCGGCTTCGAGGTGATCCGCGCGATCAACGCCGATCTCGGCGCCATGCGCTCGAGCGTATCGAACTTCCAGCGCAGCGCCTCGGGAGCAGATGCGGCGCTGGTGTTTTTCGCCGGTTATTCGCTCCGTTATCGCGGCGCGGGGTATCTCGTTCCCGTCGATATCGTTCTGAGAGACGACGCCAGCTTCGAATGGGACACGCTTCAGCTCGCGCAAGTCATTGGCGCGCTGTCGAGGGCGAAAGCGTCGTTTTTGATCGTCGACGGCTGTGGAGCCGAGCAACTGTCCGGCGTGCTTCAGGAGATCGGCGGCGCGGCGAAGCCAGGCCTTGGCGACATCCCGGCGCGCGCGGACACGCTGACGGCTGTGTCATCGGCTGCGTCGCCCGGGTCGTGCGAGGGCACGGGGCGGGCAAGCGTCCTGGTGGATTCCCTGCTGTCGGAGATCGAGCGTCCGGCGTTCGAGGCGAAGGCGCTCTTCCGGCGCGTCCAGCAACTCACGACCTTCCGCAGCAGCGGTCAGCAGGCGCTGGCGCTGACCGCGTCGCTGCAAGGCCCGTTTTATTTCGCGCGGGGCGACACGCCGAACGCCGCTTATCGCGGCCTCGGCGTTAATCCCGAAGTCGCCGTGCTGCGCGGCTATGCCGATAAATTCGGCGACCATCCGCTTGGCGCGATCGTCAAGACGATGATGGTGCAAAGGGAGCAGGCCCCGACGCGGCCGGGCGCATCCGCGCAGTCGGCGGAGCGTTGGAAAAATCTCTTCGGCGACGACTGGAGCAAGGAGCGCAGGGAGCGCGCCGCGGCGGCGCGTCGCGACGCGCTGGATGGGCGCTGGAGTCGCGAAGACGCCGACCGGCAGGCCGAGATCGCGGCGGCGGAGAAGCGTCGGCAGGATCAGGAGCGGGCGGAGCAGGAGAGAGAGAAGCAGCGACTCGCGCAGCAGCAGGAAGAGGAGCGCAAGCGGGCCGAGGCTGCGGAGCAGAAACGGCAGGCGGAACTCGCGGAGCAAAAGCGCTTGGCCGATCTGGCTGCAGAGCAGAAGCGCCAGGCCGAGGCCGCCGAACAAAAGCGTCTTGCTGATCTGGCCGCCGAGCAGAAGCGTCAGGCTGAGCTTGTCGAGCAAAAGCGTCTGGCCGATCTGGCTGCGGAACAGAAGCGGCAGGATGAGGAGCGCAAGCGGGCCGAGGCGGCCGAGCAAAAGCGCCTGGCTGATCTGGAGGTTGAACAGAAGCGCCAGGCCGATGCTGCTGCTGCTGAGCAGAAGCGTCAGGCCGATGTCGCCGCCGCAGAGCAGAAGCGGCAGGATGAGGAGCGCAAGCGGGCCGAGGCGGCCGAGCAAAAGCGCCTAGCTGATCTGGCGGTTGAACAGAAGCGCCAGGCTGATGCCGCTGCTGCGGAGCAGAAGCGGCAGGCCGATATCGCCGCTGCAGAACAGAAGCGGCAGGATGAGGAGCGCAAGCGGGCCGAGGCGGCCGAGCAAAAGCGTTTGGCTAATCTGGCGGTTGAACAGAAGCGCCAGGCTGACGCCGCGGCTGCGGCCGCCGCCGCAGAGCAGAAACGTCAGGCCGATATCGCCGCTGCAGAACAGAAGCGGCAGGATGAGGAGCGCAAGCGGGCCGAGGCTGCAGAGCAGAAGCGCCAGGCTGATCTGGCGGTTGAACAGAAGCGTCAAGCCGACTTCTTCGCCGCCGAGCAGAAGCGCCTCGAGGCGCTTGCCGAAGCTGACCGTCGCAAGGCCGAGGAACAGCGTCTTGCGCTGGCGACAATCCCTTCGACGCCCGCCGAGGACAAACCGGCGGCTGCGCAGCCCCAACAGCCGGGCGTCTCGGGCAACGCAGTAAGGGAGGCGCAGGATTACGTTGCGACCGAACGCAGGCTCGCCCAGGAGCGCGCGGATCGCGAGCGTCGCTCGCGGCCCAGCGAATTCAGCGAGCCGCTTCCCTCAGAACTGCCGCAAAACCAGACCGTGACTCCGGCCAACCCGTCTCAGCCTAACCAGCAGCTTGCGAATGTCGCGCCGCCGCCGGTCGATCGGCCGCCGCCGGACCCGAACTTCAAGGCGGACAGCCCGGAGACGATCAAGGCGGCCCAGATCGAGCTCAAGCGTCTGGGCTGCTACAGCGGCAATCTCAACGGCAATCTGAACAACGGCACCAAGACCGCGCTCGGCGCCGCGTCAAAGAAGCTTGAGACGGCGAGCCTGCAGCCCATGACCGAAGAGGGGCTGCGGCTGCTGAAGGATCACCAGCAATTGCTCTGCCCGCCGGTCGCGCGTCGTCCGCCGGCGGAGGAAGAGGATGAGCCCGCGGCTCGTCCGGCGCGTCCGCGTCCGGCTCAGCCGCGCCCTGCGCCGCAGCCGCGTCCGCAGGTCGCGAGACCGGCTCCCGCGCCGGCGCCCGCACCGGCTCCTGCGCCAGCGCCGCGCAGACCCGGGAATATCCAGCTCAGCATGTGA
- a CDS encoding invasion associated locus B family protein translates to MRAFAGLGFTVALFCAASPGLAQQPQQPRPAAPQRPAPAQPAPSAPAPSTSTRTEILTFDNWTVTCRDGKEPTDKRLCAAELQITQPSNNSNVVVFAWQIGFNNAGALVSVLRFPPGLLLAPGVELKLSGKEPRKLPFTTCEPNRCDAATLMDDALIREIAATEQAEATIYASDGRGLKFTIQPKGFQQALAALRK, encoded by the coding sequence ATGCGCGCTTTCGCAGGCCTTGGTTTCACCGTCGCGCTTTTTTGCGCGGCTTCGCCGGGACTGGCGCAGCAACCGCAACAGCCGCGGCCGGCGGCGCCGCAAAGGCCGGCTCCGGCGCAGCCCGCGCCCTCCGCTCCGGCGCCTTCGACATCGACGCGGACCGAGATCCTGACCTTCGACAACTGGACCGTGACCTGCCGCGACGGGAAGGAGCCGACCGACAAGCGCCTCTGCGCCGCCGAATTGCAGATCACCCAGCCGTCCAACAACAGCAACGTCGTCGTGTTCGCCTGGCAGATCGGCTTCAACAACGCCGGCGCGCTGGTGTCGGTGCTGCGTTTTCCGCCGGGTCTGCTGCTGGCGCCGGGCGTGGAGCTGAAGCTCTCGGGCAAGGAGCCGCGCAAGCTGCCCTTCACCACCTGCGAGCCCAATCGTTGCGACGCCGCGACGCTGATGGATGATGCGCTGATCCGCGAGATCGCCGCCACCGAGCAGGCCGAGGCGACGATCTATGCCTCCGACGGGCGCGGGCTCAAATTCACGATCCAGCCGAAAGGCTTCCAGCAGGCGCTGGCGGCGCTCAGGAAATAG